ATCAAAAACATTGATTACATAATTCCGGTGCCGTTGCATAAAAAACGACTCAGGGAACGCGGTTATAATCAGGTGGAAGGTTTTGGTAAAGCCTTGTCAGCGCATCTTGGCATTCCGTATGATGACCAACTTTTATATCGAAAACTGCATACCAAAACGCAAACTAAAAAAGATCTTTTGGGTAGAGCCGATGTGATTTCCACTGTTTTTGACGTGGCGGTTTCCGAAGCTCATCATGGCAAACATTTTCTTTTGATTGATGATGTAATTACAACAGGTTCTACCCTCGAAGCTTGCAGCCGTGCCCTGCTGAAAATCCCAGATGTAAAAATCAGCATTGTCTGTATGGCGATGGCTCATAGTTAATTTGAAGTCAAAATACTAAAATACAGATTATTACGTTTTGTATATTATTAACCTTTCATCTTAAAATTGTGTACCATGAGAAAACTATTCTTATTATTAGCTATTGCGTTTTTATTTCAAAGTTGTTTTAGTTACAGAATTGATACAAAACCAACCGAAATGATTGTTGGTAAAACCTATAAAATTGAAACAAATCATAAAAAATTCAAAGCACGGGTTAAAAGCATCAACGACAGTGCTGTTGTTGTAATTAAGAGAAACTTTGATGAAAAGCAAATTCCTTTAAATGAAATCACATATGCTAAGAAAAAAAAGTTTTCAATAATCAAGACTGTATTAATTCCGACAGCAATTGCAGCAACAATCACAGGTTTTTTAATTGTGGCTTACAGTGGCCCT
Above is a genomic segment from Flavobacterium phycosphaerae containing:
- a CDS encoding ComF family protein, whose amino-acid sequence is MLRHLLNLFFPKSCAGCHSFLLSDEKVICTQCRHEIPLTNHHTIEHNEVMQKFYGRIPLEYGSALFYFHKKGIVQEMIHQLKYKGHEEISEMVGTWYASELKESQAIKNIDYIIPVPLHKKRLRERGYNQVEGFGKALSAHLGIPYDDQLLYRKLHTKTQTKKDLLGRADVISTVFDVAVSEAHHGKHFLLIDDVITTGSTLEACSRALLKIPDVKISIVCMAMAHS